Within the Streptomyces sp. YIM 121038 genome, the region GACGGCGGCTTGGTCGCGGAAGCAGCCGTGGTCGTCGGCCTGGGTGAGGAGCCCGAAGAAGGTCCGTTCCGCGGAGATCGAGACCTCGGCCAGCGACTCAGAGGTGAAGGCTTCCGGCTTGATGGTGCGTATCCGTGCCAAGGCAGGTGGGTGTCCTCACTCGGTGGCCGGGCGGTCGGGCAGGGCTCACCGTCGTTGGTCGGGGGGGGAGAGAGAGGGGCGGTTCGTGACCTACGGCGGGGCGTGCGCCGCAGGCATCCGCGTATGCGGGGGGGTGTCGTCAACACAGCCACACCCCACCGCATAAGTCCACCCCCATCTCTCACGGCAGAAATGCCGCTGGAAATGAGGCGGGCGGCGCCCCGCCAAAACAGTAAGACGCAATCCCCAGTCGCCGAAATCGTCGGCACAATTAACCGAGCCAGAAGGATCACATTGCCGAAGCGTTGACGGCCCGCTGCCCGGGAAGCTACAACACAACACCGCACGTCAGAGCAGGGTCGGCATTCCACCCCCGACCCCTGAATGCCCGAGTTGCCGGTTTGGGAATCGCGGCGTGCTTTATAGCAGACGATCCCCGGTTAGCGAAACCGGAGAAGGCGAGCTACAAAAAACCCATGGCAGCCCGACCCCTTCAAATCGGTTCAGTAGGAATCCGGACCGCCCGAACCATCGAAATTCTCCGTACCGAGCGCGGACTTTCCCAACGCCAGCTCGCCACCCGTGTGACCGCCCTCGGCCACCCGATGTCGAACACGGCGCTCTCCCGTATCGAACGCGCCCAGCGTCGCTGCGACATCGACGACCTCGCTGCCCTGGCCCAGGCCCTCCACGTCCCGCCCTTCGCCCTCCTGGAGGGCGACACCGCGCTGTGATCGCGGGCATTCCAACTCATGCCCCCCAGCACCGCCTACGTAAGGACCCCTCACTCTTGCCCCAAGCCGCAATACCCGCCGCGCCCACGCCTGCTCCGCTCCGCCCCGAAGGCGGCTCCTCGCTGCCACGCCTCTACGTCCCCGAGGAGATCGCCGACGTACTCGGCTGCTCCGCCTGGTGGGTCAAGGACCGCGCCCGCCGACGGCTCATCCCCTTCACGAGGGTCGGTCGTGCCTACCGCTTCACCGACGAGCACCTAGCGGAGATCATCCGCATGCACGAGACCCGCCCCGCAATTCCGCGGCAGCGAGCCGAAGCTCCTCGTGCGCCCAAGTCCTCCTCACCTCAGCCTTCTCCGTCGTCTGCCGCGTCCACGGCTCGCCTGCGCGCCCGGCCACCACGCCGAGCCCATCAGAGCCAGTTCGGGACAGCCGCCTAGCCGACGACGCAGGAAGGGGAGGAATACGTGGGTTTCGCGGAGAAGCGCGGAAACTACTGGCGCGGCCGGTACAAGATCGCGCCCGGCAAGCACCTCACGGTCGCCGACGACAACGGCAAGGCGATCAAGTTCGCTACCAAGGGCGAGGCTCAGCGTGCCGCGAGTGAGGCGGAGAACAAGTACCGGCGCGGAGACTGGCGCGACCCGGCACTCGGCCAGGAGACCTTCGGCGAGTACGCGAGCCGCTGGTACGCCGCCCAGGACCTGGCCGCCTCAACGATGCAGAACTACAAGCGCCACATCGAGGAGCACCTGCTCCCCGACTTCGAGGACAAGGCGCTCGCAGGCATCCTGCGCACGGACGTCGAGCTGTGGGAGAAGAAGGAGCGGGCCGCGTACGCGGCCTCCAGCGTCAAGACCTGGCGCTCCACGCTCCACCTGATCTTCGAGGACGCGATCGACGAGGGCCTGCTCACGTCCAACCCGGCCGCCCGGCGACGCGGGCGCGGCAAGCGTGCCGGCCGCTCCCGCGACCGCGGCCCGGAGAAGGTCGTCACTGACGCCCTCGGCATCCTGCTCACCGCTGAGCGGGCTGCCCTGCTCTCCGGCCGCGACGACGAGTTCGTCGCCACGGTTCTCAAGGGCTACACCGGCAAACGCTGGGGCGAAATCGTCGGTCTCGAAACGGAGTTCGTCCGCCCTGCTGCCTTCCGCGTCGAGTGGCAGCTGTACGAGCTGGATACCGGCGAGCTGGTCCGCTGCCCGCCCAAGGACGACAGCTACCGCACCATCGACTCGCCGGACTGGCTGTCCGCCCTTGTCCTCAACCACATCGCCCGTACGAAGCCCCTGCCGTGCCCCTGCCACGGCAGGACGTACGTCTTCAGGGGCCAGGGTGCAGCCCGCACCGGCGGCCACCTGGGCGCGAAGCTGGCTGATGTCGCACGCCGCGCCGGAGTCTCCACCGGCACGGTTTCCAACGTCCTCAACCACCCCGACCGCGTACGCGAGGACACCCGAGCCCGCGTCGAGCAGGCGATCGCCGACCTCGGCTTCGTACGCGGCGGCACCACATCGGAGCACGCGGCCCACTGACGCCGAAACGGCTTCGCCACTTGGTTGTTCACCCCGGCGGTCTCCGGTTGGTACCCGAAGAAGGCACCCCAGGAGGCCCGCCCGGTGCCGATCCTCGGCGATCCCTGGCCCGGCATCCCAGCCCGAGGCCGCGGCGCCGCCGACCGGGCCGACGCCTGCTGGATCCCGATCGCCAAGGGCCTCACACCCCATGGCCTGCGCCACACCCACCGGACTCGGAGCTTCGCCGGCCAGGTCTGGCCCGCGAACTCCTGCGCCATCGAGATTGTCACCTTGTCTTCATGTGCCATCGCGACCGCTGCGCGACCTGCCGTATCGTCACTCCCGCGGTCCGGGCCGTGTCCCATCCTGTTGGGGCACCGTAAGACGGGGCTGCGTGGAACGCCCCGAAGGGCGCAGATGCCGCTCCGGATCACGGATACCAGCGATCTCTCCGAGCCCGATCACGTACGGCCGCAGGCGTTCCTGCAGTTGGCGAAGTTCTGTGCGGAACGCGGTGTTCTCCAACCACTCGGATTCGTCCTTGTCAGGGTGGCTTTCCTCGAAACGCTGCAGGCTTGGGTGCCACTTGGCCAGGAACGGAGCTAACTCGAAGTTGAGCACGTCTAGGGCTAGTTCGTACACCGAGTCCCCCTTGGCAGGTGGAGGAGGGGTCGTATGGCCCTCTAGCGGATCGCGATAGAGGTCGAAGAGCGTATTGAGAGAGGTCAGGGCCTCGCGTAGGTTCCCACTCCCTTCTTCCAGCGGGCGAGTAGCCACCCGGGTGGCGGCTTGGAAGAACATCCTCTGAGCGGCCTGACGCATGTCCGTCTTAGTGATGAACGACATCTCGTTGCCGAAAAGGACGAGGCGGACCTCGGTCAGCTGAGCGGTCCTGCGATACAGCTCCAGGCCAAGTGCTGCGGCCACACCGGTGAGGCACCCCACGATGATCGACAATTGCTGCCCACCAGTCTGACTGATGGAATATGTTGCAATGCCGATCACGCTGCCTATGAGACCGGCTAACACCATGCGTAAACCTATTCGAACCGTGCTGTTTCCCTCGCGTCCACTCTGTCTGGCCACCGGACTCCTCACGCCCTGACGCTTCGTATTATCTGGTGGCCCTCGCTGGCGCACGGAGGCCACCTGGTGCCCCCGGAGGTCGTTGGACTCCGCTCCGGTAAACGTGATCATGCCACTCTGGAAGGGGCGCGTCGGTAGCTGAGTCGGCGGTTGTGTTCGTGGGCTAAGCGGCTTCTTCCTCTCGTACCACGTCAGCGATCTGTCGTGCGATCTCCCCGATGGAATAGTCGCTGGTGCTCATCGCCACCTTGTCTGCGAGGGAGGGGCTGTAGCGCCGGACGTCTTCAACGTGCAGGTTGTGCCAGATCGGCAGGAGCGACTGCTCTCCGGCCACGTTACGGGTGATGAGTCCGTCGAGTTCGTGGTTGGTCCAGCCCTTGGCGAAGAAGGGGGCCGAGAGCACGACGATGCCGATTCGGCTTGCTCTAATCCCTTCATCGATCTTGCGACGGAGGCTGTGGCCGATCCGCATCTGGGCTTCGTCGAGCCAGACAGTCACGCCTAGCGTGGTCAGTGCGTCTCGAAGGGGGCGGGCAACAGCTCCTTTGTCCTCGGACGCATGGGAGATGAAGACGTCCCAGGTCTGGCCGCCAAGCACGTCGCCAGGGGGCTCCTCCGGCTCATGGACCGCGACGGAGCGGGCCGGGCTGCCGTGCTCGTTGCGGGCTGGGGGCAGGAAGCCCAGCGGAGGCGGTTGAACCTGAACCGATGAGGTGATGCGGCCGGTGCGGCCGCCGAGGTCGATGGCCGCGACCCAGTGTCCGTTACTCGGGATGGTGATCCGGTGAGGGGACCGATTGACGCGACCGCCCAGGTATCGGTACCTCTTCCCCGACTTGTACTTGCTGTACTCGCTGCGCGTCATCACCTGGACATTGGCTTGGTTGCGCAAGGTGACGACGACTGTGGAACCTCTCTTGAGGCTGCCGAGGTCGTAATAGGCGTGTTCCATAAGCGCTCCTGGGAGGCGTGCGGTGCGGCCAAGCGCATCCCAGGGTATGGACTGCCACTGACAGTCGGCGGCGTAAGGCAAGAGGGGAGACGCCGACTGGGCGCTTACCGCTCAGTGGTGTCAGTCGGAGCCGACTTTCGGAAGTCGGCTCCCAAACGGCTCCCAGATCGTCTCCAGAAACCACTCAGGGGCCTGACCCGCTCTCGCGGATCAGGCCCCTGACCTGGTCTTACAGCTGTCGGGGTGGCGGGATTTGAACCCACGACCTCTTCGTCCCGAACGAAGCGCGCTGCCAAGCTGCGCCACACCCCGATGTCGATGCTCCGCTGCCTGTCAGCTCTGCTGCGCAGGTCGCGGCGACATCGATTACTTTAGCGGACCGGCGGCCGGAGACGAAATCCGGTTTTCCGGAGGGCGTGGGTCAGGCCCGTGCGGGGCGCTCCGTGAGGGTCAGGAGCGTGGCCTCGGGCGGGCAGGCGAAGCGCAGCGGGGTGTAGCGGTTGGCGCCGCAGCCGGCGGAGACGTGGAGGTAGGAGGTGTGGCCTCCGGCCTCGTGCGTGGAGAGTCCCTTCACGCGGTCCGTGTCCAGGTCGCAGTTGGTGACGAGGGCCCCGTAGAAGGGGATGCAGAGCTGGCCGCCGTGGGTGTGGCCCGCGAGGACCAGCGGGTAGCCGTCGGCGGTGAAGGCGTCCAGGGAGCGGAGGTAGGGGGCGTGCACGACGGCCATCGAGAAGTCGGCGCCGGTGTCGGGGCCGCCCGCGACCTGCTCGTACCGGTCCCGCTTGATGTGCGGGTCGTCCAGGCCGGTCAGCGCGATCTCGTAGCCGTCGATCTTGAGGGTGCCCCGGGTGTTCGTGAGGTTGACCCAGCCCGCCGCGTCGAAGCCGTCGCGCAGGTCCTCCCAGTCGATGTGGACGACGCCCACCGCGGGCGGGTTGCCGTTCAGGCCGTGGCGGCCCTGGACCTTCTCCAGCAAGTAGCGGGCGGGGTTGCGGGGTTTGGGCCCGTAGTAGTCGTTCGAGCCGAAGACGTACGCCCCGGGGAAGGCCATCAGCGGGCCCAGCGAGTCCAGGACCTCGGGGATGCCCTCCGGGTCCGACAGGTTGTCGCCCGTGTTGATCACGAAGTCGGGGCGCAGGCCCGCGAGCGAACGCAGCCAGCGCTGCTTCTTGCGCTGCCCGGACACCATGTGGATGTCCGAGACCTGGAGCACGCGCAGCGGTCGCATCCCCGGCGGCAGCACGGGAACCGTCACCCGCCTCAGCCGGAACATGCGGGTCTCGATGCCCACGGAGTAGGCGATTCCGGCCGCGGCCGTCGCCGTGATTCCCAGAGGTACTGCGTATCGCGCGCGCATACCTCCATCGTGTCAGACCCGGTGCGTCCCGTCGGTGGCGAGGGCCCGGGGAGGGCGGGCCGGAGACGGGCCCGGAGCGCCGCCCGGAAATGAAGGGGCCGACCGGGCTGCCCACCTGCCACAATTGCCCCATGACCACGCTCAAGTCGAAGCTTCAGGCCGACCTCAACGCCGCGATCAAGGGGCGCGACGAGCTGCGCTCCTCGACGCTGCGGATGACGCTCGCCGCCGTGACGAAGGAAGAGGTCGCGGGCAAGGAGAAGCGCGAGCTCTCCGACGACGAGGTGCAGAAGGTGATCACCCGCGAGGCGAAGAAGCGCCGCGAGGCGGCCGACGCCTTCGCCCAGGGCAACCGCCCCGAGCAGGCCGAGCGCGAGCGCGCCGAGGGCGAGGTCCTCGCCGAGTACCTGCCCAAGCAGCTCTCCGACGACGACCTGGAGCGGATCGTCGCCGAGGCCGTCGCCGAGGCGAAGGGCGCGGGTGCGGAGGGCCCCCGGGCCATGGGCCAGGTCATGAAGATCGTGAACCCGAAGGTGGCGGGCCAGGCCGAGGGCGGCCGCGTCGCCGCCACGGTCAAGCGCCTCCTCGCGGGCAGCTGACCCCGCCGCGGGCGTCTGCCCCTGCCCTTCGCGGGCGGCGGCCCCCGCCGCGGGCGTCTGCCCCTGCCCCTCGCGGGCGGCGGCTCCGACCTCGTTCGGGCGGCGGCTCCCGCCTCGGGCCGCCCCCGTCGCGGGCGGCGAGCCCTGCCCCTCGCGGGCAGTGCCCCCCTCGGGCGGCCCCACCTCCGGAGGCGAGCCCCGCCCCTCACAGGCGGCGGCTCCCACCCCGTTCGGGCGGCGGCTCCCACCCCGTTCGGGCGGCGGCTCCGACCTCGTTCGGGCGGCGGCTCCCGCCTCGGGCCGCCCCCGTCGCGGGCGGCGAGCCCTGCCCCCCGCGGGCAGCGGCCCCCTCACCTCGGGCGGCCCCACCTCCGGCGACGAGTCCCGCCCCGCTGCGGGCGGCCCCCCGCTTAGGGCGGCCACCGCCCCCGCCCTCCCCCGGACCGGACCGCCCCGCCCCGCACCACACAGGGGCGGCCCCCGAGCCAGAGCTCAGGGGCCGCCCCTGTCACCGTGTGGCCCGGCGCGGGCCGTCGGCCTCAGTCGCGTCCGCGCCGTCCGCCGTCGCCCCAGCCGCCGCCGTCGCCCCAACCGCCCGGGCCGTCGCCGCCATTGCCGTTGCCGCCGTTGTCGTTGCCGCCGATGATGTCCGGCCAGGGGCTCCCGCCGTTGCCGTTGCCGTCACCCGGCTTGCCGTCGTCGCCGTCGTTCCCACCGCCGTCGTTCCCACCGCCGTCGTGGTCGTCGTGGTCGTCGCGGTCCCGGTCGCCCGGCAGCCGGACGGTGTCGAAGCGCGGGTCGGGCTTGCCCGTGAGGGCGCCGCTCATGGCGTCGCGCCAGATCGGCCCCGGCACCTCGCCACCGAAGACCTTGCCGTAGCCGCGGCCGCCGATGGAGATGTCGATCATCTTGCGCTCGTGGGCCGGGTCACCGACCCAGACCGCGCCCGACATGTTCGGGGTGTAGCCCGCGAACCAGGCCGCGTACCGGTAGTCGGTCGTACCCGTCTTGCCCGCGCTGTCGCGGGCGCCGAGGCCCGCCTGCTTGCCGGTGCCGTCCTCGACGACGCCCTTCAGGAGGGTGTTGATCGTGTCGGCGGTCCGCTCCGACATGGCCCGCGAGCACGTCGACTTCGGCACCGGAAGGGACTTGCCCGCGATCGTGCTGATCGACTCGATGGCGATCGGCGTGCAGTACCTGCCGCGCGCCGCGAACGTCGCGTACGCGCTCGCCATCGTCAGCGGCGACACCTCCTGGGTGCCGAGCGCGATCGAGGGGGCCTGGTCCATCGGCTTGCCGTTGGCCCGCTCGACGCCCATCTTCCCGGCCATCTCGGTGACCGGGCAGATGCCGAGGTCGCCGATCATCTGCACGAAGTAGGTGTTGACCGACTTCGCGGTGGCCTCCCGCAGCCGGTAGGGGCCGACCTCGGACTCGTTCTCGTTGGTGAGCTTCGCGGGCCGGCTGGGGTCGTTGCGCCACGTCTTGCCGTCGCAGGCGGCGACGCTCGACGGGTACGGCATCTCGTACGGGGCCGAGTAGCGCTTGCCCGGTGACATGCCGCGCTCCAGGGCGGCGGCGGCCACGATCGGCTTGAACGTCGAACCGGGCTGGTAGCCCGCGCCGCCGCCCATCGACTGGTCCACGGACAGATTGATCTCGGTCTCGTTCTTGCCGTAGCCGAAGGGGCGCGACTGGCCCATGCCGAGGATCTTGCCGGTGCCCGGCTCGACGATGGTCGCGGCGGTCGCCACCTCGTCGGTCCGGTAGACGTGATCCTTTATCGAGGACTGCACCGAGCGCTGGGTCTGCGGGTCGAGGGTGGTCCTGATCCGCAGGCCGCCGCGGTTCCAGAGCTTGGCCCTGGCCTCCTTGCTCTTGCCGAACGCCGGGTCGTTCTTGAAGACCTTCTCGACGTACTTGCAGAAGAACCCGGCGCCCTTCACGGCGGTGATGCAGCCGTTCTTGGGGCGGCTCACGTCCAGGTCGAGCCGGGTCTTCTTGGCGCGGTCGGCCTCGGCCTGCGAGATGTCGTGGGTGTCGGCCATGCGCTGGAGCACGACGTTGCGCCGCTGCTTGGCCTCGGTCGCGTCGTTCACCGGGTCGTAGCGGCTCGGGGACTGCACGATGCCCGCGAGCAGCGCGGCCTCCTGGAGCTTCAGGTCCTTGGCCGGCTTGGAGAAGTAGCGCTGGGACGCGGCCTCGACGCCGTACGCGGCCTGACCGAAGTACGTGATGTTCAGGTAGTTCTTGAGGATCCGCTTCTTGCCGAGCTCCTCCTCGACCTGGATCGCGTACTTCAGTTCGCGGATCTTGCGGCCGAGCGTCTGCTGGGTGGCCTCGGCGACCTTCGCGGGGTCGTCACCGGCCTCCTCCACGAAGACGTTCTTCACGTACTGCTGCGTGAGCGTCGAGGCGCCCTGGGAGACGCCGCCGCTCTGCGCGTTCTGGTTCAGCGCGCGCAGGATGCCCTTGAGGTCCACCGCGCCGTGCTCGTAGAACCGGGCGTCCTCGATGGCGACGATCGCCTTCTGCATGTACGGGGAGATGCGCTTCAGCGGGACCACGGTGCGGTCGCGCGAGTACACGGTGGCGATGGGGCCGCCCGCGGAGTCCAGGATGGTCGTGCGCTGGCTCAGCGGCGGCTGCTTCAGGTTCGCCGGGATCTCGTCGAAGCCCTCGACGGATCCCTTGGCCGCGAGCCCGATCACTCCCGCGGCGGGCAGCGCGATCCCGGCGAGCACCGCGCCCGCGAGCACGCTGACGCCCAGGAACTTGGCGGTCTGCTGCGCAGGGGACAGACCACCGCCCGATCGCTTGTTTCCCATGGGGGGCAGCCTACGTTCTGATTCGCCGGACAGGCGTATATGCCTTGGCCTAAGCTGCTCTCAACTGTCACAGCAGTGCGGTCCCGCACCACGTTCTACGTCGGCCTTTCCCCGTTCGTTCAGCGTTTATCGAATGCGGCGCGGTTACCGCCCGTATCCGGCCGGTCCGGCGGAACCCCGTCCGGATCCGCCCCATGCGTCGTCCCGTGTCCGCTGTGACTCAACTGAACTGCCCGTGTTTGCCGGGTTGGTCACGCATGTCGCCAGCTCACTCCGTCGGGTGATCTGCCGCTTACGCATAGTCCGTTCGGGCCATTCAAGATTGGGCCCGAAGGGGGTGTTGCGCTGTGCCCACCTTCCGTAACGTCCTCAACTGGCGGCGGTGAATATGCCGCTGCCGCCGTGGGGGAGCCTCGATTCGGGAGAGGACGGCGCCGGTATGGGCTGGGTAACCGACTGGAGTGCGCAGGCCGCCTGCCGCACTACCGATCCGGATGAACTGTTCGTACAAGGAGCAGCGCAGAACAGGGCCAAGGCGGTGTGCACCGGCTGCCCGGTGCGGACCGAGTGCCTGGCCGACGCGCTGGACAACCGCGTCGAGTTCGGCGTGTGGGGCGGAATGACGGAGCGGGAGCGCCGTGCGCTGCTGCGCAGGCGCCCCACCGTCACCTCGTGGCGCAGGCTCCTGGAGACAGCGCGCTCCGAGTACGAGCGCGGCGCGGGCCTGCTGCCCGTGGACTTGGACGACGAGGAGACGTACGAGAGCTACGCGGCCGTGGGCTGACGCCACGTCACGCGTCATGCGGATCAGCTGACCGGCTCCCAGGGGGCCGCCTCGCTCGGGCGGCCCCGGAGCCGTGCGCCGGGCCACCGGTGCCGTCAGGGTGCCTTCGGGCTGCCGTCAGGGCGCCGGGCTCACGCCGCCCCGGCGGGTCCCGCGGTGCCGTGCGCCGCCGCGAGCTGCTCGCCGATGGCGCGCAGGCCCGCGAGGTCGTGCACGTCACCCGGCAGCGCGGCCACCTCGGCCACCGCCACCTCCGGGTGGAGCGCGGTGAAGCGGTCACGCGTGTGCTGCTCCCGGGCGATCAGACGCATCCGCTCCGCGTGCAGCCGCAGCAGCCCCGCGGTGAGCCGGTCGACGGCGGGGTCGGCGGACGCGCCGACGGCCGACGGCGCGGCGGCGCCGGACGGGGCCGGTCCGGGTGCTGGTGCGGGCTCGGGCCCTGCGGGCGGGGTGCCGGTGGACGCTGAACTGCCGGGGGCCTCAGAAGAGGGGGGAGCCGCTGAGGCGGGGGTCTCGGAGGAGGGAGCCTCAGAGGAGCTACGCCCTCCAACCTTCCCGTCCTCCTGATCCACAATGCCGCGCTCCTCAAGATTTTCGGCGGCCGCGAGCGCCCGCTCCGCCGAGAGGCCGGCCGCTCCGCTGCCGTGCACGCGGTTCAGCACGAGACCGGCCAGCGGCATGTCGTCCGCCGCGAGCCGCTCCACGAAGTACGCCGCCTCCCGCAGCGCGTCCCGCTCCGGCGACGCCACCACGAGGAACGCCGTGCCCGGCGCCTGGAGCAGCCGGTAGGTGGCGTCCGCGCGCTTGCGGAAGCCGCCGAACATCGTGTCCATCGCCGCGACGAAGGTCTGTACGTCCCGCAGCAGCTGGCCGCCGAGCAGCTTGCCCAGGGCGCCCGTCATCATCGACATGCCGACGTTCAGGAACTTCATCCCGGCCCGGCCGCCCACCTTCGCCGGGGCCATCAGGAGCCGGATCAGCTTGCCGTCGAGGAAGGAGCCGAGCCGCTTGGGCGCGTCCAGGAAGTCCAGGGCCGAGCGCGAGGGCGGGGTGTCCACGACGATCAGGTCCCAGTCGTCCCGGGCCCGCAGCTGCCCCAGCTTCTCCATCGCCATGTACTCCTGCGTGCCCGCGAAGCCCGCCGAGAGCGACTGGTAGAAGGGGTTGGACAGGATCGCCCGCGCGCGTTCCTCGTCCGCGTGCGCCTCGACGATCTCGTCGAAGGTGCGCTTCATGTCGAGCATCATGGCGCACAGCTCGCCCTCGCCCTTGATGTCCTCCACGCGCCGGGGCACGTTGTCCAAGGAGTCGATCCCCATGGACTGCGCGAGGCGCCGGGCGGGGTCGATCGTCAACACCACGACGGAGCGCCCCCGTTCGGCGGCGCGCAGCCCCAGGGCCGCCGCCGTCGTGGTCTTGCCGACGCCCCCCGAGCCGCAGCACACCACGATGCGCGTCTTGCGGTCGTCGAGCAGCGCGTCTACGTCGAGCGGGTCACGTGCCGGATCGAGGCTCATGAGTTCCTTGGCTTCCGGGGGTGTGCTTCCGGGCGTGCTGGTGCCGGACGGCGGGAGGTCACGCGACCCCCTGGTGGCGCAGCTCCTTGGCGAGTTCGTACAGGCCCGCCAGGTCCATCCCGTCGGCCAGCAGCGGCAGTTCGTGCCGGGGCAGGTCGAGACCGGCGAGGACCTCGCGCTGGGAGGCCTCCAGGGCGTGCCGCGCCGCGTACTCGGCGGCCTGGTCCAGGAGCGGGTCCACGAGCCGCCCGGCGGCGCCGCGGGCCCCGCCGAGCCCCGCCGCCGCGAGGGACTTCGCGAGGGCGGCGCGGGGGGCGCGCTCCAGGCCGAGGTCGAGCGCGGCCTCGTCCAGGAGCGCCGGGCGCACCATGTTCACGATCACGCGGCCCACGGGCAGGCCCGCGGCGCGCAGCTCGGCGATGCCGTCGGCGGTCTCCTGGACGGGCATCTCCTCCAGGAGCGTCACCAAGTGCACGTCCGTCTCGGGGGACTTGAGGACGCGCATCACGGCCTGGGCCTGGTTGTGTATCGGGCCGATCTTGGCGAGCCCGGCGACCTCGTCGTTCACGTTCAGGAAGCGCGTGATGCGGCCGGTGGGCGGCGCGTCCATGATCACGCAGTCGTACGCGTACCGCCCGTTCTTGTCCTTGCGGCGGACGGCCTCGCAGGCCTTGCCGGTGAGGAGCACGTCCCGCAGGCCCGGCGCGACCGTCGTCGCGAAGTCCACGGCGCCGAGCTTCTTCAGGGCGCGGCCCGCGCCGCCGAGTTTGTAGAACATCTGGAGGTAGTCGAGCAGCGCCAGTTCCGCGTCGATGGCCAGGGCGTACACCTCCCCGCCGCCGGGGGCCACGGCGATCTTCCGCTCCTCGTACGGAAGCGCTTCCGTCTCGAAGAGCTGCGCGATGCCCTGTCTGCCCTC harbors:
- a CDS encoding metallophosphoesterase; amino-acid sequence: MRARYAVPLGITATAAAGIAYSVGIETRMFRLRRVTVPVLPPGMRPLRVLQVSDIHMVSGQRKKQRWLRSLAGLRPDFVINTGDNLSDPEGIPEVLDSLGPLMAFPGAYVFGSNDYYGPKPRNPARYLLEKVQGRHGLNGNPPAVGVVHIDWEDLRDGFDAAGWVNLTNTRGTLKIDGYEIALTGLDDPHIKRDRYEQVAGGPDTGADFSMAVVHAPYLRSLDAFTADGYPLVLAGHTHGGQLCIPFYGALVTNCDLDTDRVKGLSTHEAGGHTSYLHVSAGCGANRYTPLRFACPPEATLLTLTERPARA
- a CDS encoding GatB/YqeY domain-containing protein, producing the protein MTTLKSKLQADLNAAIKGRDELRSSTLRMTLAAVTKEEVAGKEKRELSDDEVQKVITREAKKRREAADAFAQGNRPEQAERERAEGEVLAEYLPKQLSDDDLERIVAEAVAEAKGAGAEGPRAMGQVMKIVNPKVAGQAEGGRVAATVKRLLAGS
- a CDS encoding transglycosylase domain-containing protein; amino-acid sequence: MGNKRSGGGLSPAQQTAKFLGVSVLAGAVLAGIALPAAGVIGLAAKGSVEGFDEIPANLKQPPLSQRTTILDSAGGPIATVYSRDRTVVPLKRISPYMQKAIVAIEDARFYEHGAVDLKGILRALNQNAQSGGVSQGASTLTQQYVKNVFVEEAGDDPAKVAEATQQTLGRKIRELKYAIQVEEELGKKRILKNYLNITYFGQAAYGVEAASQRYFSKPAKDLKLQEAALLAGIVQSPSRYDPVNDATEAKQRRNVVLQRMADTHDISQAEADRAKKTRLDLDVSRPKNGCITAVKGAGFFCKYVEKVFKNDPAFGKSKEARAKLWNRGGLRIRTTLDPQTQRSVQSSIKDHVYRTDEVATAATIVEPGTGKILGMGQSRPFGYGKNETEINLSVDQSMGGGAGYQPGSTFKPIVAAAALERGMSPGKRYSAPYEMPYPSSVAACDGKTWRNDPSRPAKLTNENESEVGPYRLREATAKSVNTYFVQMIGDLGICPVTEMAGKMGVERANGKPMDQAPSIALGTQEVSPLTMASAYATFAARGRYCTPIAIESISTIAGKSLPVPKSTCSRAMSERTADTINTLLKGVVEDGTGKQAGLGARDSAGKTGTTDYRYAAWFAGYTPNMSGAVWVGDPAHERKMIDISIGGRGYGKVFGGEVPGPIWRDAMSGALTGKPDPRFDTVRLPGDRDRDDHDDHDGGGNDGGGNDGDDGKPGDGNGNGGSPWPDIIGGNDNGGNGNGGDGPGGWGDGGGWGDGGRRGRD
- a CDS encoding ArsA family ATPase; protein product: MSLDPARDPLDVDALLDDRKTRIVVCCGSGGVGKTTTAAALGLRAAERGRSVVVLTIDPARRLAQSMGIDSLDNVPRRVEDIKGEGELCAMMLDMKRTFDEIVEAHADEERARAILSNPFYQSLSAGFAGTQEYMAMEKLGQLRARDDWDLIVVDTPPSRSALDFLDAPKRLGSFLDGKLIRLLMAPAKVGGRAGMKFLNVGMSMMTGALGKLLGGQLLRDVQTFVAAMDTMFGGFRKRADATYRLLQAPGTAFLVVASPERDALREAAYFVERLAADDMPLAGLVLNRVHGSGAAGLSAERALAAAENLEERGIVDQEDGKVGGRSSSEAPSSETPASAAPPSSEAPGSSASTGTPPAGPEPAPAPGPAPSGAAAPSAVGASADPAVDRLTAGLLRLHAERMRLIAREQHTRDRFTALHPEVAVAEVAALPGDVHDLAGLRAIGEQLAAAHGTAGPAGAA
- a CDS encoding helix-turn-helix transcriptional regulator; translated protein: MAARPLQIGSVGIRTARTIEILRTERGLSQRQLATRVTALGHPMSNTALSRIERAQRRCDIDDLAALAQALHVPPFALLEGDTAL
- a CDS encoding WhiB family transcriptional regulator; the encoded protein is MGWVTDWSAQAACRTTDPDELFVQGAAQNRAKAVCTGCPVRTECLADALDNRVEFGVWGGMTERERRALLRRRPTVTSWRRLLETARSEYERGAGLLPVDLDDEETYESYAAVG
- a CDS encoding ArsA-related P-loop ATPase — protein: MSRLQVVSGKGGTGKTTVAAALALALATEGRRTLLVEVEGRQGIAQLFETEALPYEERKIAVAPGGGEVYALAIDAELALLDYLQMFYKLGGAGRALKKLGAVDFATTVAPGLRDVLLTGKACEAVRRKDKNGRYAYDCVIMDAPPTGRITRFLNVNDEVAGLAKIGPIHNQAQAVMRVLKSPETDVHLVTLLEEMPVQETADGIAELRAAGLPVGRVIVNMVRPALLDEAALDLGLERAPRAALAKSLAAAGLGGARGAAGRLVDPLLDQAAEYAARHALEASQREVLAGLDLPRHELPLLADGMDLAGLYELAKELRHQGVA
- a CDS encoding DUF1883 domain-containing protein, whose translation is MEHAYYDLGSLKRGSTVVVTLRNQANVQVMTRSEYSKYKSGKRYRYLGGRVNRSPHRITIPSNGHWVAAIDLGGRTGRITSSVQVQPPPLGFLPPARNEHGSPARSVAVHEPEEPPGDVLGGQTWDVFISHASEDKGAVARPLRDALTTLGVTVWLDEAQMRIGHSLRRKIDEGIRASRIGIVVLSAPFFAKGWTNHELDGLITRNVAGEQSLLPIWHNLHVEDVRRYSPSLADKVAMSTSDYSIGEIARQIADVVREEEAA
- a CDS encoding helix-turn-helix domain-containing protein, producing MPRLYVPEEIADVLGCSAWWVKDRARRRLIPFTRVGRAYRFTDEHLAEIIRMHETRPAIPRQRAEAPRAPKSSSPQPSPSSAASTARLRARPPRRAHQSQFGTAA